One window of the Panulirus ornatus isolate Po-2019 chromosome 12, ASM3632096v1, whole genome shotgun sequence genome contains the following:
- the LOC139752154 gene encoding toll-like receptor Tollo, translated as MKVIVALYVLASVFATCSLAFAYNASENCDWTLRDTGRDEVALSCSLRTIGSDFDSSNFSISQSEHISALEITCNDVLFFQSSLQPRMFQRLYNLDTIAIEYCKLTSLPPGAFLGLDAMKRLTVRTHNSDWSAMALELTPDSLVGMPHLERLDIGQNNIWNLPERVFCPLPALRHLNLTWNRLQDVSEVGVTGSCGAHLVTLDLSGNDLVLLPESGLAGLESLRELYLQYNDVSMLADGAFLGLTALNVLNISSNRLAALPPEVFNETLGLTELYMQNNSVSVLAPGLFSALSQLTVLDMSHNLLTSEWVTVDTFRGLLRLVVLNLSHNRLTQVTLDMFRDLSTLQVLDLSHNDLIAVSDMTFSPLANLHRLDLSYNYLLAMEARSLSGLHVLSSLSVSHNNISQIASEAFDNCTSLRDLRLEYNFLREIPEAVREAVSLRTLRISHNQLSTVSQGDLTNLTALRHLDLSNNLLKGLCQGCLTGLEDLEVLDLSRNELGPVPHGVFDTNTALQLLRMDGNKMSDINGLFASLPNLLWLNVSDNNITWFDYALIPYQLQYLDLHNNRIGDLGNYFSLESKLELRTLDASHNNLETLTGSSVPNSVELLFVNSNRITRISAGTFAEKHNLSMVDLYDNLLSKLDLNSINLPPVPEERDLPEFYIGGNPIFCDCNMEWMHRVHQISGLRQHPRVMDLDKVICTLPYPRSAENRVPFLETQPSQFLCPYTSHCFALCQCCDFIACDCQMTCPHGCSCYHDETWATNIVDCSSRNHHQLPDDIPMDATVVFMDNNEMPVLDAHQLIGRKNMMALYLNSSRIERIQNRTFHGLSSLKQLHLHDNMLVNLEGFEFEHLEHLRELYLQNNRLKVINNATFAGLKALEVLRLDGNFLFDFPVWHLKLNKGLKDVTLGVNLWSCQCQYMVDFKNWLIRETDVVKDSKTIFCVSNSSGDPGPYVLESSYSCENFVATSIVQEKLENDFLHPVLITLGIFLVLVLAVGFAVFRVRLQASVSKKCGLKCFPSQPAPTKEEERNMIYDAFVSYSEMDAPFVTEVFASELENGDPSYKLCLTSRDYHTVGTYVGDFIVHSIESSQKVILVLTKNFVDHDWCKFSFKAAHLEALKSMKNRVIVVMCGEVNESDMDSDLTAIVKSACKLKYEDKSFWSKLHAALPGGANKNQQCYITETNYIMRNSMPVLTPSQTLRQGQLMPSMVLTNTLKTPVSHHHQQHHYHQTQPSISSDPGELDKTFVSVETAQSSLTPSLNHSYMSIDYAAARNSHIYASIDETTPALPPSTLPSVHNLHHHLRQQQQQLERRQYLPQELHCTNQQRRPLTGTALQSFDQQPAVSASYFI; from the coding sequence ATGAAGGTTATTGTGGCATTATACGTTTTGGCAAGTGTTTTTGCAACATGTTCATTGGCATTTGCGTACAATGCTTCCGAAAACTGTGACTGGACATTGCGCGACACTGGGAGAGACGAAGTGGCTCTGTCTTGCAGCTTGAGAACAATTGGTAGTGACTTCGACAGCAGTAACTTTTCGATTTCTCAGAGTGAACATATATCCGCGCTGGAAATTACCTGCAATGATGTGTTATTCTTCCAGTCCTCGCTCCAGCCTCGCATGTTCCAGCGGCTCTACAATCTAGACACAATCGCCATCGAGTACTGTAAACTGACGAGCCTTCCGCCCGGCGCTTTCCTGGGGCTGGACGCCATGAAGCGCTTAACAGTGAGGACCCACAACAGCGACTGGAGTGCCATGGCCCTGGAACTGACCCCTGACAGTCTGGTCGGCATGCCACATCTGGAACGCCTTGACATTGGCCAGAACAACATCTGGAACCTGCCCGAGCGCGTGTTCTGTCCCCTGCCGGCACTTCGTCACCTGAACCTCACCTGGAACCGCCTGCAGGATGTGTCGGAGGTAGGCGTCACGGGGAGCTGTGGGGCCCATCTGGTCACCCTCGACCTCTCCGGCAACGACCTGGTGTTGCTCCCGGAGTCTGGCCTGGCGGGGCTAGAGTCGCTGCGAGAACTATACCTCCAGTACAACGATGTGTCCATGCTGGCCGACGGGGCTTTCTTGGGGCTCACCGCGCTCAACGTACTGAACATCTCCAGTAACCGTCTCGCGGCTCTCCCACCGGAGGTGTTCAACGAGACCCTGGGACTGACGGAGCTCTACATGCAGAACAACAGTGTAAGCGTGCTTGCTCCAGGGCTCTTCTCTGCCCTCAGCCAGCTCACAGTCCTGGACATGTCGCACAACCTGTTAACGTCGGAGTGGGTGACTGTTGACACCTTCCGCGGCCTCCTGAGACTGGTCGTACTCAACCTCAGCCACAATCGCCTCACCCAGGTCACACTCGACATGTTCCGCGACCTGTCCACTCTACAAGTACTCGACCTGAGCCACAACGATCTGATTGCGGTGAGTGACATGACCTTTTCTCCTCTGGCCAATCTTCATCGACTGGACCTCAGCTACAATTACCTGCTTGCTATGGAAGCACGTAGTCTCTCGGGTTTGCATGTGTTGTCTTCTCTGTCCGTCTCGCACAACAACATCTCCCAGATCGCGTCTGAAGCTTTCGATAATTGCACCAGTCTCCGTGACCTCCGCCTCGAGTATAATTTCCTTCGGGAGATTCCCGAGGCCGTTCGTGAGGCTGTGTCTCTACGAACTCTAAGGATCAGCCACAATCAGCTGAGCACCGTGTCGCAGGGTGACCTCACCAACCTGACAGCCCTGCGGCACCTTGACCTCTCCAACAATCTCCTGAAAGGTCTTTGCCAGGGATGTCTGACTGGCCTGGAAGACCTTGAAGTTCTGGATCTCTCCCGGAACGAGCTGGGGCCAGTGCCTCATGGTGTGTTCGATACCAATACGGCCCTGCAGTTGCTGCGTATGGACGGGAATAAGATGAGTGACATCAACGGTTTGTTTGCGTCTCTGCCAAATCTCCTGTGGCTGAACGTGTCCGACAACAATATCACCTGgtttgactacgctctcattcccTATCAGCTCCAGTATCTCGACCTCCATAACAATAGGATTGGTGACCTGGGAAATTATTTCAGCCTTGAGAGTAAGTTAGAACTGAGGACACTTGACGCGAGTCATAACAACTTGGAAACTCTCACGGGATCCTCTGTGCCAAATAGTGTGGAGCTTCTTTTTGTCAACAGCAACAGAATTACACGTATTTCTGCCGGGACATTTGCTGAGAAACATAATCTCTCTATGGTGGATTTATATGACAACCTTCTCAGTAAGCTCGACCTAAATTCCATTAACCTTCCCCCAGTTCCCGAGGAGCGTGACCTGCCCGAGTTCTACATCGGTGGCAACCCCATCTTCTGCGACTGTAACATGGAGTGGATGCACCGCGTCCACCAAATCAGCGGGCTGAGGCAGCATCCGCGCGTCATGGACCTCGACAAGGTGATTTGCACGCTCCCCTACCCACGATCAGCAGAGAACAGAGTCCCCTTCCTAGAGACTCAGCCCTCCCAGTTCCTCTGCCCGTATACCTCCCACTGCTTCGCTCTCTGCCAGTGCTGTGACTTTATTGCTTGTGACTGTCAGATGACCTGTCCTCACGGTTGTTCGTGCTACCACGACGAAACATGGGCTACCAACATCGTCGACTGCTCTTCCAGAAATCACCATCAGCTTCCAGACGATATCCCTATGGATGCAACGGTCGTGTTCATGGACAACAACGAGATGCCCGTCCTGGATGCCCATCAACTCATCGGTCGTAAGAATATGATGGCACTCTATCTCAATAGTTCTCGGATCGAGAGGATCCAgaatagaactttccatggtctttCGTCTCTCAAGCAGCTTCATCTTCATGACAATATGCTAGTCAACCTCGAGGGTTTTGAGTTTGAGCATCTTGAACATCTTCGCGAGCTGTACCTCCAAAACAATCGACTGAAGGTGATTAATAATGCCACTTTCGCAGGTCTGAAAGCACTTGAAGTCCTCAGACTGGACGGGAACTTCTTGTTTGATTTCCCCGTTTGGCACCTGAAGCTCAACAAGGGCCTGAAAGACGTCACCCTCGGTGTCAACTTGTGGTCCTGTCAATGTCAGTATATGGTAGACTTCAAGAACTGGCTCATCCGAGAAACTGATGTGGTCAAGGACTCCAAGACCATATTCTGCGTCTCCAACTCCTCTGGAGATCCAGGCCCCTATGTCCTGGAAAGTTCCTACTCCTGTGAGAACTTCGTAGCCACGTCTATCGTGCAGGAGAAGTTGGAGAATGACTTTCTACATCCAGTTCTGATCACTCTGGGCATCTTCTTGGTCCTGGTGCTGGCTGTTGGATTTGCTGTATTCAGAGTGCGTCTGCAAGCAAGCGTGTCGAAAAAGTGTGGGTTAAAGTGTTTCCCGTCGCAGCCTGCACcaaccaaggaggaggagaggaacatgatCTACGACGCCTTCGTCAGCTACAGTGAAATGGACGCGCCCTTCGTGACAGAAGTGTTCGCCTCCGAACTTGAGAACGGTGACCCCTCCTACAAACTGTGCCTTACCTCCAGAGATTATCACACTGTAGGTACATATGTGGGAGATTTTATCGTTCATTCAATAGAGTCAAGTCAGAAGGTCATTCTAGTCTTAACTAAAAACTTTGTTGATCACGATTGGTGTAAATTCTCATTCAAGGCAGCTCATTTAGAGGCACTGAAAAGCATGAAAAACCGAGTGATTGTTGTTATGTGTGGTGAAGTGAACGAGAGTGACATGGACTCCGATCTCACAGCCATTGTGAAAAGTGCATGCAAACTCAAGTACGAGGATAAGTCGTTCTGGAGCAAGCTTCACGCTGCCCTGCCCGGCGGAGCAAACAAGAACCAGCAGTGCTATATCACCGAGACCAACTACATCATGAGGAACAGCATGCCTGTCTTGACCCCGTCCCAAACGCTGAGACAGGGCCAGTTGATGCCCAGCATGGTGCTCACCAACACCCTGAAGACGCCCGtctctcatcaccaccagcagcaccactatCATCAGACGCAGCCGTCCATAAGCAGTGACCCTGGCGAGCTGGATAAGACCTTCGTCAGCGTGGAGACAGCCCAGTCCAGCCTTACCCCGAGTCTCAATCACTCCTACATGTCTATCGACTACGCCGCCGCTCGCAACTCGCACATCTACGCTTCTATTGACGAGACGACGCCGGCGTTGCCCCCGTCCACGCTCCCGTCAGTAcacaacctacaccaccatctccgtcagcagcagcagcagctggagcgaCGTCAGTACCTACCCCAGGAACTGCACTGTACCAACCAGCAGCGTCGACCCCTCACGGGCACGGCGTTACAGTCGTTCGACCAGCAGCCTGCAGTCAGTGCGTCCTATTTCATATAA